Below is a window of Candidatus Omnitrophota bacterium DNA.
AATTATAATGGGTATTGTTATTGGGTTGATATTTAGTGCAGCGCTTATTAAGATTCTCAGAAAATATGCGGAAAGAGATAAAATTTTAGTTTTTTCCTTATGTAGCATACTTTTTGCCTTGGGGTCGGCATTGATAATGAAGATAGATATGCTTTTGGCAGCGATGACTATGGGCGTTGTCTTGGCCAATAAGGAGGTTCGTTTAAGCAAGGAAATTTTTAAACTCATTTCTAGTTTTGCCACCCCATTCTATGTGTTATTTTTTGTCCTTGTGGGCGCAAAGTTTGATTTACACGTTACTACTATGAGCGCTATTATTATAGCCGCACTTTATCTTGTCGGCAGGACTGTCGGTAAGATGATGGGAGCCCGCTTAGGAGCAAAAGGGTCCGGCGCGCCCAAGACGGTTACGCAATATTTACCTTATTGCCTTTTTAGTCAGGCGGGTGTGGCTATCGGCCTTTCTATTCTTGCCTCTCAAATATTTCCGGGAACAATAGGAAACTCTATAATTGTTATCGTGACTCTTACCACATTCGTGGTTCAGCTTTTAGGCCCTCCTTGTGTTAAATATGCGGTTGTGAAGGCCCAGGAGGTGGGATTGAACATAACAGAGGATGATGTGCTGCGTAAAACGAATGTCAGCCATATAATAGATAAGAACCCGCCTTATATATTCGAAAATATGTCGCTTAAAGATATTTTGAATATTTTTAGCAAAAGTAGTTATCATACCTATCCAGTAGTGGACAAAGAAAAAAAGCTAAAGGGGGTCATTACGATTGAGAGCATAAGAAAATCATTCACTTACAGCGAGTCGGGAAATCTTGTTATTGCCCATGATATTATGGAACCTGTAATAACTAATAAAGTATCCCCGGATTCTTCTTTGCTGGAAGCAGAAGAAATCATTGATAAGTATAACGTTGATTATCTGCCTATTGTCAATAGCGATTCATTGCTTTTAGGTTTTATGGAGAAAGAAGCTATAGATAGGTTTGTTTCTTCTAGATTAATTGAAGCTGAAGAAAAAGTAGCTTCAATGGGTTAATTCTTAAAATATCCTTGTGGCTAAAACTGTATGATTTCTGTATACCAAATGAGTTGCGCAATCGTAAGTTATTGACTATAATTGAGTTGGAAAAGCAGGGCTTAATTCTCCCTGCCTCTCCGATTTTTTTTTGCATCATATTGATAAGTTAATAGTTGTGGCGTAGATTATTAAAGGTTAGAAGCTAATGGAAAGAAAAAAAGTACTGGGATTTTGGGATCTTACGCTTTTTTCGTTTTGCGCGATTTTTGGCGTAGAGGCCATAGCAACTTCAGCTGCTATTGGGCCTTCGGCGGTATCCTGGTGGTTGATATGTATTGTTGGTTATTTTCTTCCTTTTGGTTTGATCTCCGCTGAATTAGGTTCCACCTACCCTGAGCAAGGCGGTATTTATATCTGGATTAAGAGAGGCTTAGGAAACAAATGCGCAGCGCGAAGCACTTGGTATTACTGGGTTAGTTTGCCATTATGGGTGCCTGCAATATATATTGCGATCGCGGAAATTATCGGGCATATGTTTTTTCCGAATATGAGCCTTTGGACGCAGGTATTAATAGGGATTATAATGATTTGGATTGCAGCTGGAATTAATTTATGTCCACTCAGGGTCTCAAAATGGGTGCCTAATTTTGGTACGATTACAAGGCTTGCGGTGATAATCGGGATGCTTGTTACAGCTGTAATATATTTTCTAAGGAATGGGCGATTTGCAAACGAAATCAATATATCGAATATCATACCGAATTTAAACGCGGCCATCGTATTTATTCCGATAATTATATACAACCTGGAAGGCTGTGAGCTCATATCCGCGGCTTCCGGGGAAATGAAGAATCCTGCGCGCGATATCCCGAAAGCAGTTATCTTGTCTGCTATTGCGATAGCCTCGCTATATTTGATTACAACATTTGCGGTTTGGGTTGTAATCCCAATTCCTGAAATAAATGTCGCAAGCGGAATACTCCAGGTATTTACAGTTACATTTAGCGGACACTGGATGAAGCAGGTTATCACCGTGGTTTTGGGTTTTCTTATATCCTCTACCCTTTTTGCGGAAATAGTTGCATGGAATCTAGGAATGAACCGAACAGTCGCCGAAGCCGCCAACCACGGTGAATTGCCCAAAATATTAGGAAAGATGACTAAGAGTATGGCGCCGGTTGGAGCTTCGGTTGTATCGGGAATTATCTCGACCGTTGTAATTATTATTTATGGGCTTATCGCTAAGAACGCAGGTGAACTATTCTGGCACGTGGTCTCTTTCAGCCTTGTTGTCGGGCTGTTTTCATATTTAATGCTTTTTCCAAGTTTTATTATTTTAAGAATTAAAGATAAAAACATTAAAAGGACTTATCGAGTGCCGGGCCCGGATTGGTTTGCGATACTTCTTGCGGTTATGGCCGAAATATTTATTTTGATAGCGTTATTGGTGTTATTTATACAGCCAGGACATGATTTTATGAGGTCTGCTTTGCCGATCATTATTGGAGTCCTGGTAACCGTTATTGCCGGAGAAATTTTATTAG
It encodes the following:
- a CDS encoding cation:proton antiporter, encoding MFNQLTNTVTKISNVHLNALFLLGLILFVGTMGARLFQKLRIPQVVGYIIGGILLGQSGFNIINKDIIDVLVPFNYFALGLIGFMIGGELKGEVFRRYGKQFLVILLAEGVAAFLAVFILVGFLGSLIFGNSIYYWALGLLLGAIASATAPAATTDVLREYKTRGPLTTTVFGIVALDDGLALILFALASSITPVMLGARPSVFSAITRPIYEIIMGIVIGLIFSAALIKILRKYAERDKILVFSLCSILFALGSALIMKIDMLLAAMTMGVVLANKEVRLSKEIFKLISSFATPFYVLFFVLVGAKFDLHVTTMSAIIIAALYLVGRTVGKMMGARLGAKGSGAPKTVTQYLPYCLFSQAGVAIGLSILASQIFPGTIGNSIIVIVTLTTFVVQLLGPPCVKYAVVKAQEVGLNITEDDVLRKTNVSHIIDKNPPYIFENMSLKDILNIFSKSSYHTYPVVDKEKKLKGVITIESIRKSFTYSESGNLVIAHDIMEPVITNKVSPDSSLLEAEEIIDKYNVDYLPIVNSDSLLLGFMEKEAIDRFVSSRLIEAEEKVASMG
- a CDS encoding APC family permease; this encodes MERKKVLGFWDLTLFSFCAIFGVEAIATSAAIGPSAVSWWLICIVGYFLPFGLISAELGSTYPEQGGIYIWIKRGLGNKCAARSTWYYWVSLPLWVPAIYIAIAEIIGHMFFPNMSLWTQVLIGIIMIWIAAGINLCPLRVSKWVPNFGTITRLAVIIGMLVTAVIYFLRNGRFANEINISNIIPNLNAAIVFIPIIIYNLEGCELISAASGEMKNPARDIPKAVILSAIAIASLYLITTFAVWVVIPIPEINVASGILQVFTVTFSGHWMKQVITVVLGFLISSTLFAEIVAWNLGMNRTVAEAANHGELPKILGKMTKSMAPVGASVVSGIISTVVIIIYGLIAKNAGELFWHVVSFSLVVGLFSYLMLFPSFIILRIKDKNIKRTYRVPGPDWFAILLAVMAEIFILIALLVLFIQPGHDFMRSALPIIIGVLVTVIAGEILLAYSSRANRTKAT